One Hippoglossus stenolepis isolate QCI-W04-F060 chromosome 9, HSTE1.2, whole genome shotgun sequence genomic region harbors:
- the smarcb1a gene encoding SWI/SNF-related matrix-associated actin-dependent regulator of chromatin subfamily B member 1-A, protein MALSKTFGQKPVKFQLEEDGDFYMIGSEVGNYLRMFRGSLYKRYPSLWRKLASVEERKKIVESSHDHGYTQLATSVTLLKASEVEEILEGNDEKYKAISISTEPPAYLREQKGKRNSQWVPTLPNSSHHLDAVPCSTTINRSRLGRDKKRTFPLCFDDHDPAVIHENATQSEVLVPIRLDMEIEGQKLRDAFTWNMNEKLMTPEMFAEILCDDLDLNPLAFVPAIASAIRQQIESYPTDSILEEQSDQRVIIKLNIHVGNISLVDQFEWDMSERENSPEKFALKLCSELGLGGEFVTTIAYSIRGQLSWHQRTYAFSENPLPTVEIAIRNTGDADQWCPLLETLTDAEMEKKIRDQDRNTRRMRRLANTAPAW, encoded by the exons gtGGGAAACTACCTCCGTATGTTCAGAGGCTCCCTGTATAAAAGATATCCGTCATTATGGAGGAAACTGGCATCGGTAGAAGAACGGAAGAAAATAGTGGAGTCGTCTCACG ATCATGGTTACACTCAGCTGGCGACCAGCGTGACTCTGCTGAAGGCCTCCGAGGTCGAGGAGATCCTCGAAGGCAACGACGAGAAGTACAAAGCGATTTCCATCAGCACTGAGCCCCCAGCCTACCTCAG GGAACAGAAGGGGAAGAGGAACAGTCAGTGGGTTCCCACGCTGCCCAACAGTTCTCACCACCTGGACGCCGTGCCCTGCTCCACCACCATCAACCGCAGCCGACTGGGCCGCGACAAGAAGAGGACCTTCCCACTGTG CTTTGACGACCATGATCCAGCTGTGATCCACGAGAACGCCACTCAGTCCGAAGTCCTGGTTCCGATCCGCCTGGACATGGAGATCGAGGGGCAGAAGCTCAGAGATGCTTTCACCTGGAACATGAACG AGAAGCTTATGACGCCCGAGATGTTTGCTGAGATCCTTTGCGATGACCTGGACCTCAACCCGCTGGCCTTCGTCCCTGCCATCGCCTCAGCCATCCGACAGCAGATCGAGTCTTACCCGACCGACAGCATCCTGGAGGAGCAGTCGGACCAGAGGGTCATCATCAAG CTGAACATCCACGTAGGCAACATCTCTCTGGTGGACCAGTTTGAGTGGGACATGTCCGAGAGGGAGAACTCTCCGGAGAAGTTTGCCCTGAAGCTTTGCTCCGAGCTCGGCTTGGGTGGGGAGTTCGTCACCACCATCGCCTACAGCATCCGCGGTCAGCTGAGCTGGCACCAGAGGACGTACGCCTTCAG tgagaaCCCCCTCCCCACAGTGGAGATAGCCATTAGAAACACAGGCGATGCTGACCAGTggtgccccctgctggagacCCTGACAGAcgcagagatggagaagaagatcAGAGACCAGGACAGAAACACGAG GCGAATGAGGCGACTGGCGAACACGGCACCTGCTTGGTAG
- the derl3 gene encoding derlin-3 has translation MAHSFTQEYFQIPVVTRAYTTACVLTTAAVQLDVITPFQLYFNPDLIIRRYQVTCIHYFNQLRTLLRKERFIIYLFFVSVSQIWRLITSFLFFGSLGFSFVFNIIFLYRYCRMLEEGCFRGRTADFVFMFLFGGAVMTLFGLFANVFFLGQAFIIMLVYVWSRRHPLIRMNFFGLLNFQAPFLPWVLMGFSLLLGNSIVVDLLGISVGHMYYFLEDVFPNQPGGKKLLATPELLRAMFDAPEEPDYRPLHDQQPEEPDYRPLHDQQQEEPHNLH, from the exons aTGGCTCACAGCTTCACTCAGGAGTATTTTCAGATCCCTGTGGTGACCCGAGCGTACACGACGGCCTGCGTCCTCACCACTGCTGCCGTG CAACTTGACGTCATCACCCCCTTTCAGCTCTACTTTAACCCCGACCTCATCATCCGCAGATACCAGGTAACATGTATCCACTATTTTAATCAACTTAGAAC tttattgagAAAAGAACgtttcattatatatttattttttgtctccgtctctcagATATGGCGTCTGATCACCAGCTTCCTGTTCTTTGGTTCTCTTGGATTCAGTTTCGTGTTCAACATCATCTTTct GTATCGATACTGCCGGATGCTGGAGGAAGGTTGTTTCCGGGGAAGGACGGCAGATTTCGtgttcatgttcctgtttgGAGGAGCCGTGATGACT CTGTTCGGTCTGTTCGCCAACGTCTTCTTCCTGGGTCAGGCCTTCATCATCATGCTGGTGTACGTGTGGAGTAGGAGACATCCGCTCATACGCATGAACTTCTTCGGCCTCCTCAACTTCCAGGCCCCGTTCCTCCCCTGGGTGCTCATGGGATTTTCGCTGCTGCTCGGAAACTCCATTGTGGTCGACCTCCTGG GCATCAGCGTCGGCCACATGTACTACTTCCTGGAGGACGTGTTTCCAAACCAGCCGGGAGGAAAGAAGCTGCTGGCGACACCGGAGCTTCT GCGAGCGATGTTTGACGCACCGGAGGAGCCGGACTACCGTCCCCTCCACGACCAGCAGCCGGAGGAGCCAGACTACCGTCCCCTCCACgaccagcagcaggaggagccgCACAACTTACACTAA
- the mmp11a gene encoding stromelysin-3, which translates to MRTSLLACCCVFALQCLPSTLCLPLRGSGRYKGAPVSERFPDLKKRGKAPHAQDVVKETSLSNNTSNTWNRPRCGVPDYPAQKGVHHRGRHRQRRFVLYGGRLERTDLTYRIVRFPWQMGEEKVRRVFREALQIWSDVTPLTFTEIHSGKADIRIDFTRYWHGDNLPFDGPGGILAHAFFPRTHRQGDVHFDYDESWTLGNHMGTDLLQVAAHEFGHVLGLQHSREPGAIMSAYYTFSYPLRLSEDDKQGIQYLYGVHPQVLPSLPPPPPPPTPPPSNPETNEIPTTPDACQTDFDAVSMIRGELFFFKSGYVWRIRDGHLESGYPALASRHWRGIPDNIDAAFEDKSGNIWFFQGENYWVFDAEMQIRGPESIRSLGLSVSGIQAALRWGHDSNYNTYFFKSGSYWRFSPRENRLESVYPRSMQDWSGIPDDVDAAFRDVYGYAHFIRGRQYWKFDPVGMNSLEGYPRYIGMDFFGCRNA; encoded by the exons GTCTCTGAAAGGTTCCCCGAcctgaagaagagagggaaggcTCCTCACGCTCAGGACGTAGTGAAGGAGACGAGTTTGTCAAACAACACCTCCAACACATGGAACCGACCGCGCTGTGGTGTACCGGACTACCCCGCCCAAAAGGGGGTGCACCATCGTGGACGACACCGCCAGAGACGCTTTGTCCTCTACGGAGGACGTTTGGAAAGAACGGACCTCACCTACAG GATCGTCAGGTTCCCGTGGCAGATGGGCGAGGAGAAGGTTCGACGCGTCTTCCGGGAAGCGCTGCAAATCTGGAGTGACGTCACCCCGCTCACCTTCACTGAGATCCACAGCGGGAAGGCCGACATCCGCATCGACTTCACCAG ATACTGGCACGGAGACAACCTCCCGTTCGACGGCCCGGGTGGGATCCTCGCTCACGCTTTCTTCCCCAGAACCCACCGACAGGGGGACGTTCACTTCGACTATGATGAGTCCTGGACGCTTGGAAACCACATGG GCACAGACCTTCTCCAGGTCGCTGCCCATGAGTTCGGGCACGTCCTGGGCCTGCAGCACTCGCGCGAGCCAGGAGCCATCATGTCCGCATACTACACCTTCTCCTACCCGCTGAGGCTGAGCGAGGACGACAAGCAGGGCATCCAGTATCTGTACGGAGTTCATCCACAAGTCCTGCCCTCGCtgcctccgccgccgccgccacccacccctcctccctccaaccCGGAGACCAACGAGATCCCCACTACA CCCGACGCCTGCCAGACGGACTTTGATGCCGTGTCTATGATCCGAGGGGAGCTGTTCTTCTTTAAGTCGGGCTACGTGTGGCGGATCAGGGACGGGCATCTGGAGAGTGGTTACCCGGCGCTGGCGTCCCGTCACTGGAGGGGGATTCCCGACAACATCGACGCCGCCTTTGAAGACAAGTCGGGGAACATTTGGTTCTTTCAAG GTGAGAACTACTGGGTGTTCGATGCCGAGATGCAGATCCGAGGGCCGGAGTCCATCCGCAGCTTGGGCCTGTCGGTGTCCGGGATCCAGGCGGCGCTGCGCTGGGGCCACGactccaactacaacacctACTTCTTCAAGTCCGGCAGCTACTGGAGGTTCAGCCCCCGCGAGAACCGCCTGGAGTCCGTGTACCCGCGCAGCATGCAGGACTGGAGCGGCATCCCCGACGACGTGGACGCGGCTTTCAGGGACGTCTACG GCTACGCTCACTTCATCCGAGGACGACAGTACTGGAAGTTTGACCCCGTCGGTATGAACTCTTTGGAGGGATACCCTCGCTACATCGGCATGGATTTTTTCGGCTGCAGAAACGCGTGA